The following proteins are co-located in the Vigna angularis cultivar LongXiaoDou No.4 chromosome 2, ASM1680809v1, whole genome shotgun sequence genome:
- the LOC108329567 gene encoding uncharacterized protein LOC108329567 isoform X2: MASPEEAKLETFMQWLQANGVELRGCKIKWCDSKRGFGIFFEKDVSDGVMLVVPLDLAITPMRVLQDPLLGPACRAMFEEGDVDDRLLMILLLTVERLRKNSLWKPYLDMLPTTFGNPLWFSDDELQELRGTTLYRATDLQKKSLLSLYETKVKDIVKKLLTLDGNSEIEVCFEDFLWANSVFWTRALNIPMPRSYVFPEMQDDHDSCIPEADEKRNQVKKSNSLTTKVACNSCTVTGETVWVEGLVPGIDFCNHDLKPIATWEVDGTGLATGVPFSMYLILAAQSDLRNDQEISISYGNKGNEELLYLYGFVIDENIDDYVMVHYPAEAMNTISLSESKGQLLEVQNAEMRCLLHKTFLDNGFFPLGTQISGEDNKGKAEQVCNYSWSGQRKMPSYANKLVFPEKFMTTLRTIAMQEEELYKVSSMLEELAGPERERELSDTDVQSAVWEVCGDTGALQLLVDLLRVKMMNLEESSGTDENDLDLLRKALIIDDQEDSKQCTSNLSTKTNDSEEPKLMTRNKWSAIVYRRGQKQLTRLFLQEAEHALQLSLNEEEVTSC, from the exons ATGGCGAGCCCAGAAGAAGCAAAGCTCGAAACTTTCATGCAGTGGCTACAG GCAAATGGGGTGGAGCTACGAGGTTGCAAGATCAAGTGGTGTGATTCCAAACGAGGGTTTGGCatcttttttgaaaaagatgTTTCTGATG GGGTTATGTTGGTTGTTCCACTAGATTTAGCCATTACTCCAATGAGGGTGTTGCAAGATCCTCTTCTAGGACCAGCATGTAGAGCAATGTTTGAAGAAGGAGATGTGGATGACAGGTTACTAATGATATTGTTATTGACTGTGGAGCGGTTGCGTAAGAATTCTCTATGGAAGCC GTACCTCGATATGCTTCCAACCACTTTTGGGAATCCACTTTGGTTTAGTGATGATGAACTTCAAGAACTGAGAGGAACAACACTATATCGTGCGACTGACTTGCAG AAGAAAAGCCTGCTTTCTCTGTATGAAACTAAAGTGAAGGATATAGTGAAGAAACTTTTGACTCTTGATGGAAATTCAGAGAT TGAGGTGTGCTTTGAAGATTTCCTTTG GGCGAATTCAGTATTTTGGACCCGTGCTTTAAACATTCCAATGCCTCGATCTTATGTATTTCCAGAAATGCAAGATGATCATGACAGTTGCATTCCTGAAGCTGATGAAAAAA GAAACCAGGTTAAAAAATCTAACAGTCTGACCACGAAAGTGGCATGTAACAGTTGCACAGTGACAGGAGAAACTGTTTGGGTGGAGGGTCTTGTCCCTGGCATTGACTTTTGTAACCATG ATCTAAAGCCGATAGCAACGTGGGAAGTTGATGGAACTGGTTTAGCAACAGGAGTTCCTTTCTCCATGTATCTTATTTTGG CTGCTCAAAGTGACTTGCGAAATGACCAAGAAATTTCTATTAGTTATGGAAATAAGGGAAATGAG GAACTTCTGTATTTGTATGGTTTTGTCATTGATGAGAACATAGATGACTATGTCATG GTCCACTATCCAGCAGAAGCAATGAATACTATTTCCCTTTCAGAGTCCAAAGGACAGCTTCTCGAAGTGCAG AATGCTGAAATGAGATGTCTTTTACACAAAACGTTTCTGGATAATGGGTTTTTTCCGCTAGGGACCCAAATCAGTGGAGAAGATAACAAGGGAAAAGCTGAACAAGTTTGCAACTATAGTTGGAGTGGTCAGCGCAAGATGCCATCTTATGCAAACAAGCTAGTGTTTCCTGAGAAATTTATGACTACTTTGAGGACCATAGCCATGCAAGAAGAAGAGCTTTACAAGGTTTCATCAATGCTGGAAGAG CTTGCTGGACCTGAAAGGGAGAGAGAACTATCAGATACAGATGTCCAATCAGCAGTATGGGAGGTCTGTGGTGATACTGGAGCTTTACAATTGCTTGTTGATCTTCTTCGTGTGAA GATGATGAATCTTGAAGAGAGTTCTGGAACAGATGAAAATGACCTTGATTTACTCAGGAAAGCCCTTATTATTGATGACCAGGAAGATAGCAAACAATGCACGAGCAATTTAAG CACAAAGACAAATGACTCTGAGGAGCCAAAGTTGATGACTAGAAACAAGTGGTCTGCTATAGTATATCGGCGTGGACAGAAACAACTAACAAGGTTATTCCTGCAAGAAGCAGAACATGCTTTGCAGTTATCACTGAATGAAGAAGAGGTGACTTCTTGCTAA
- the LOC108329567 gene encoding ribulose-1,5 bisphosphate carboxylase/oxygenase large subunit N-methyltransferase, chloroplastic isoform X3, producing MASPEEAKLETFMQWLQANGVELRGCKIKWCDSKRGFGIFFEKDVSDGVMLVVPLDLAITPMRVLQDPLLGPACRAMFEEGDVDDRLLMILLLTVERLRKNSLWKPYLDMLPTTFGNPLWFSDDELQELRGTTLYRATDLQKKSLLSLYETKVKDIVKKLLTLDGNSEMYGEVCFEDFLWANSVFWTRALNIPMPRSYVFPEMQDDHDSCIPEADEKRNQVKKSNSLTTKVACNSCTVTGETVWVEGLVPGIDFCNHDLKPIATWEVDGTGLATGVPFSMYLILAAQSDLRNDQEISISYGNKGNEELLYLYGFVIDENIDDYVMVHYPAEAMNTISLSESKGQLLEVQNAEMRCLLHKTFLDNGFFPLGTQISGEDNKGKAEQVCNYSWSGQRKMPSYANKLVFPEKFMTTLRTIAMQEEELYKVSSMLEEILAFWVLEVVAMAVATCFALSGAAMEVAKVGCGVLRGLGLG from the exons ATGGCGAGCCCAGAAGAAGCAAAGCTCGAAACTTTCATGCAGTGGCTACAG GCAAATGGGGTGGAGCTACGAGGTTGCAAGATCAAGTGGTGTGATTCCAAACGAGGGTTTGGCatcttttttgaaaaagatgTTTCTGATG GGGTTATGTTGGTTGTTCCACTAGATTTAGCCATTACTCCAATGAGGGTGTTGCAAGATCCTCTTCTAGGACCAGCATGTAGAGCAATGTTTGAAGAAGGAGATGTGGATGACAGGTTACTAATGATATTGTTATTGACTGTGGAGCGGTTGCGTAAGAATTCTCTATGGAAGCC GTACCTCGATATGCTTCCAACCACTTTTGGGAATCCACTTTGGTTTAGTGATGATGAACTTCAAGAACTGAGAGGAACAACACTATATCGTGCGACTGACTTGCAG AAGAAAAGCCTGCTTTCTCTGTATGAAACTAAAGTGAAGGATATAGTGAAGAAACTTTTGACTCTTGATGGAAATTCAGAGATGTATGG TGAGGTGTGCTTTGAAGATTTCCTTTG GGCGAATTCAGTATTTTGGACCCGTGCTTTAAACATTCCAATGCCTCGATCTTATGTATTTCCAGAAATGCAAGATGATCATGACAGTTGCATTCCTGAAGCTGATGAAAAAA GAAACCAGGTTAAAAAATCTAACAGTCTGACCACGAAAGTGGCATGTAACAGTTGCACAGTGACAGGAGAAACTGTTTGGGTGGAGGGTCTTGTCCCTGGCATTGACTTTTGTAACCATG ATCTAAAGCCGATAGCAACGTGGGAAGTTGATGGAACTGGTTTAGCAACAGGAGTTCCTTTCTCCATGTATCTTATTTTGG CTGCTCAAAGTGACTTGCGAAATGACCAAGAAATTTCTATTAGTTATGGAAATAAGGGAAATGAG GAACTTCTGTATTTGTATGGTTTTGTCATTGATGAGAACATAGATGACTATGTCATG GTCCACTATCCAGCAGAAGCAATGAATACTATTTCCCTTTCAGAGTCCAAAGGACAGCTTCTCGAAGTGCAG AATGCTGAAATGAGATGTCTTTTACACAAAACGTTTCTGGATAATGGGTTTTTTCCGCTAGGGACCCAAATCAGTGGAGAAGATAACAAGGGAAAAGCTGAACAAGTTTGCAACTATAGTTGGAGTGGTCAGCGCAAGATGCCATCTTATGCAAACAAGCTAGTGTTTCCTGAGAAATTTATGACTACTTTGAGGACCATAGCCATGCAAGAAGAAGAGCTTTACAAGGTTTCATCAATGCTGGAAGAG ATTCTTGCGTTTTGGGTTCTCGAGGTGGTTGCGATGGCAGTGGCAACCTGTTTTGCTCTGAGTGGTGCAGCCATGGAGGTTGCGAAAGTTGGCTGTGGAGTCCTTCGTGGACTTGGCTTGGGCTAG
- the LOC108328178 gene encoding uncharacterized protein LOC108328178 isoform X1: MGEKGGSSGGTTTRLLQTAAEDGGDSDRKSSARPREPWKGKYVKSIVFAGLDAIITCFSLISSINASTRSSGHVLVLGFSNLVADAISMGFGDSVSASSEQEVIIEERKVTEWDVINQRKKEQSELVNHYQALGMDCNDATMVVNIFTKYKDIMVDQRMMADKGVLPADQEVKPWKNGLVTFASFMLFGSIPLLSFIILIPFTDNDSIKFVSACLASALALALLGVAKARIAGQNMLFSVAVTLFSGSIAAAAAYLVGWMLKHVTGLES, from the exons ATGGGTGAGAAAGGTGGCAGCAGTGGTGGCACCACCACAAGGCTCCTCCAGACAGCGGCGGAGGACGGTGGTGACTCAGACAGAAAGAGTAGTGCGAGACCAAGAGAGCCTTGGAAAGGAAAATATGTAAAGAGTATAGTTTTTGCAGGGCTTGATGCCATTATCACTTGCTTTTCTCTCATCTCTTCCATCAATGCTAGCACTAGATCCTCTG GGCATGTGCTGGTTCTTGGATTCTCAAACCTTGTGGCAGATGCAATATCAATGGGGTTTGGGGACTCTGTGTCTGCTAGCTCTGAGCAGGAAGTGATCATTGAGGAAAGGAAAGTGACAGAATGGGATGTCATCAACCAAAGGAAAAAGGAGCAATCAGAGTTAGTTAATCACTATCAAGCTCTTGGGATGGACTGCAATGATGCAACCATG GTTGTGAACATATTCACAAAGTACAAGGACATCATGGTAGACCAGAGAATGATGGCAGACAAGGGAGTGCTGCCAGCAGACCAAGAAGTGAAGCCATGGAAGAATGGCCTTGTGACCTTTGCATCCTTCATGCTCTTTGGCTCAATTCCATTGCTCTCCTTCATTATCCTCATACCATTCACAGACAATGACTCTATCAAGTTTGTTAGTGCTTGCCTAGCTTCTGCACTTGCCCTTGCTCTTCTTGGGGTGGCAAAGGCAAGGATTGCTGGCCAAAACATGTTGTTCTCTGTGGCTGTCACACTTTTCAGTGGTTCCATAGCTGCAGCTGCTGCTTATTTAGTAGGATGGATGCTTAAGCATGTGACAGGATTAGAGAGTTGA
- the LOC108328178 gene encoding uncharacterized protein LOC108328178 isoform X2 yields the protein MGEKGGSSGGTTTRLLQTAAEDGGDSDRKSSARPREPWKGKYVKRHVLVLGFSNLVADAISMGFGDSVSASSEQEVIIEERKVTEWDVINQRKKEQSELVNHYQALGMDCNDATMVVNIFTKYKDIMVDQRMMADKGVLPADQEVKPWKNGLVTFASFMLFGSIPLLSFIILIPFTDNDSIKFVSACLASALALALLGVAKARIAGQNMLFSVAVTLFSGSIAAAAAYLVGWMLKHVTGLES from the exons ATGGGTGAGAAAGGTGGCAGCAGTGGTGGCACCACCACAAGGCTCCTCCAGACAGCGGCGGAGGACGGTGGTGACTCAGACAGAAAGAGTAGTGCGAGACCAAGAGAGCCTTGGAAAGGAAAATATGTAAAGA GGCATGTGCTGGTTCTTGGATTCTCAAACCTTGTGGCAGATGCAATATCAATGGGGTTTGGGGACTCTGTGTCTGCTAGCTCTGAGCAGGAAGTGATCATTGAGGAAAGGAAAGTGACAGAATGGGATGTCATCAACCAAAGGAAAAAGGAGCAATCAGAGTTAGTTAATCACTATCAAGCTCTTGGGATGGACTGCAATGATGCAACCATG GTTGTGAACATATTCACAAAGTACAAGGACATCATGGTAGACCAGAGAATGATGGCAGACAAGGGAGTGCTGCCAGCAGACCAAGAAGTGAAGCCATGGAAGAATGGCCTTGTGACCTTTGCATCCTTCATGCTCTTTGGCTCAATTCCATTGCTCTCCTTCATTATCCTCATACCATTCACAGACAATGACTCTATCAAGTTTGTTAGTGCTTGCCTAGCTTCTGCACTTGCCCTTGCTCTTCTTGGGGTGGCAAAGGCAAGGATTGCTGGCCAAAACATGTTGTTCTCTGTGGCTGTCACACTTTTCAGTGGTTCCATAGCTGCAGCTGCTGCTTATTTAGTAGGATGGATGCTTAAGCATGTGACAGGATTAGAGAGTTGA
- the LOC108326817 gene encoding UDP-galactose/UDP-glucose transporter 2, with the protein MKNEEQARSLFGISLSDRPRWQQFLICSSGFFFGYLVNGICEEYVYNRLHFSYGWYFTFVQGFVYLCLIYLQGFTSKQMVNSWKTYVKLSAVLMGSHGLTKGSLAFLNYPAQIMFKSTKVLPVMIMGAFIPGLRRKYPLHEYVSAILLVVGLILFTLADAQTSPNFSVVGVVMISGALVMDSFLGNLQEAIFTMNPETTQMEMLFCSTVVGLPFLIPPMLFTGELFKAWTSCSQHPYVYGVLVFEAMATFIGQVSVLSLIAIFGAATTAMITTARKAVTLLLSYLIFTKPLTEQHGSGLLLIAMGITLKMLPDGKFSSNKRVLSSSPGELRAKSTGDEELGNLPNSAGENDERRPLV; encoded by the exons ATGAAGAACGAGGAGCAGGCTCGTAGTTTGTTTGGAATTTCACTCTCTGACCGGCCAAGATGGCAGCAATTCCTTATTTGTTCATCGGGGTTCTTCTTTGGATATCTTGTTAACGGCATCTGTGAG GAATATGTGTATAATAGGCTCCATTTTAG CTATGGTTGGTACTTCACATTTGTTCAAGGGTTTGTGTACCTGTGTCTGATTTACCTTCAAGGCTTCACAAGCAAGCAAATGGTGAATTCATGGAAAACTTATGTAAAGCTCTCAGCTGTACTTATGGGCTCTCATGGCCTAACAAAGGGTTCTTTAGCTTTTCTTAACTATCCTGCACAAATCATGTTCAAATCCACAAAG GTTCTGCCAGTGATGATTATGGGTGCCTTCATTCCGGGTCTGAGAAGGAAATATCCATTACATGAATATGTATCTGCAATACTTCTTGTAGTTGGTCTGATCCTATTCACACTAGCAGATGCACAGACATCACCGAATTTCAGTGTCGTTGGTGTTGTTATGATTTCTGGAGCATTGGTCATGGACTCTTTCCTGGGAAATCTTCAGGAAGCAATATTCACTATGAACCCTGAGACCACACAG ATGGAGATGCTCTTCTGCTCAACAGTAGTGGGTTTGCCTTTCTTAATCCCACCCATGCTTTTCACAGGAGAATTATTCAAAGCATGGACCTCATGCTCACAG CATCCCTATGTGTATGGAGTTTTGGTCTTTGAAGCAATGGCCACGTTTATAGGTCAAGTATCTGTTCTCTCCCTCATTGCCATCTTTGGTGCTGCCACCACAGCAATG ATAACAACAGCAAGAAAGGCAGTGACATTGCTACTGTCATACTTGATATTCACAAAACCATTGACAGAACAACATGGGAGTGGACTTTTACTCATAGCTATGGGAATCACATTGAAGATGTTGCCAGATGGCAAATTCAGTAGCAACAAAAGGGTCTTAAGTTCTTCTCCAGGGGAACTCAGAGCAAAATCTACTGGTGATGAAGAGTTGGGGAATCTGCCGAATTCTGCAGGGGAAAATGATGAAAGGAGGCCCTTGGTCTAG
- the LOC108329567 gene encoding uncharacterized protein LOC108329567 isoform X1 yields the protein MASPEEAKLETFMQWLQANGVELRGCKIKWCDSKRGFGIFFEKDVSDGVMLVVPLDLAITPMRVLQDPLLGPACRAMFEEGDVDDRLLMILLLTVERLRKNSLWKPYLDMLPTTFGNPLWFSDDELQELRGTTLYRATDLQKKSLLSLYETKVKDIVKKLLTLDGNSEMYGEVCFEDFLWANSVFWTRALNIPMPRSYVFPEMQDDHDSCIPEADEKRNQVKKSNSLTTKVACNSCTVTGETVWVEGLVPGIDFCNHDLKPIATWEVDGTGLATGVPFSMYLILAAQSDLRNDQEISISYGNKGNEELLYLYGFVIDENIDDYVMVHYPAEAMNTISLSESKGQLLEVQNAEMRCLLHKTFLDNGFFPLGTQISGEDNKGKAEQVCNYSWSGQRKMPSYANKLVFPEKFMTTLRTIAMQEEELYKVSSMLEELAGPERERELSDTDVQSAVWEVCGDTGALQLLVDLLRVKMMNLEESSGTDENDLDLLRKALIIDDQEDSKQCTSNLSTKTNDSEEPKLMTRNKWSAIVYRRGQKQLTRLFLQEAEHALQLSLNEEEVTSC from the exons ATGGCGAGCCCAGAAGAAGCAAAGCTCGAAACTTTCATGCAGTGGCTACAG GCAAATGGGGTGGAGCTACGAGGTTGCAAGATCAAGTGGTGTGATTCCAAACGAGGGTTTGGCatcttttttgaaaaagatgTTTCTGATG GGGTTATGTTGGTTGTTCCACTAGATTTAGCCATTACTCCAATGAGGGTGTTGCAAGATCCTCTTCTAGGACCAGCATGTAGAGCAATGTTTGAAGAAGGAGATGTGGATGACAGGTTACTAATGATATTGTTATTGACTGTGGAGCGGTTGCGTAAGAATTCTCTATGGAAGCC GTACCTCGATATGCTTCCAACCACTTTTGGGAATCCACTTTGGTTTAGTGATGATGAACTTCAAGAACTGAGAGGAACAACACTATATCGTGCGACTGACTTGCAG AAGAAAAGCCTGCTTTCTCTGTATGAAACTAAAGTGAAGGATATAGTGAAGAAACTTTTGACTCTTGATGGAAATTCAGAGATGTATGG TGAGGTGTGCTTTGAAGATTTCCTTTG GGCGAATTCAGTATTTTGGACCCGTGCTTTAAACATTCCAATGCCTCGATCTTATGTATTTCCAGAAATGCAAGATGATCATGACAGTTGCATTCCTGAAGCTGATGAAAAAA GAAACCAGGTTAAAAAATCTAACAGTCTGACCACGAAAGTGGCATGTAACAGTTGCACAGTGACAGGAGAAACTGTTTGGGTGGAGGGTCTTGTCCCTGGCATTGACTTTTGTAACCATG ATCTAAAGCCGATAGCAACGTGGGAAGTTGATGGAACTGGTTTAGCAACAGGAGTTCCTTTCTCCATGTATCTTATTTTGG CTGCTCAAAGTGACTTGCGAAATGACCAAGAAATTTCTATTAGTTATGGAAATAAGGGAAATGAG GAACTTCTGTATTTGTATGGTTTTGTCATTGATGAGAACATAGATGACTATGTCATG GTCCACTATCCAGCAGAAGCAATGAATACTATTTCCCTTTCAGAGTCCAAAGGACAGCTTCTCGAAGTGCAG AATGCTGAAATGAGATGTCTTTTACACAAAACGTTTCTGGATAATGGGTTTTTTCCGCTAGGGACCCAAATCAGTGGAGAAGATAACAAGGGAAAAGCTGAACAAGTTTGCAACTATAGTTGGAGTGGTCAGCGCAAGATGCCATCTTATGCAAACAAGCTAGTGTTTCCTGAGAAATTTATGACTACTTTGAGGACCATAGCCATGCAAGAAGAAGAGCTTTACAAGGTTTCATCAATGCTGGAAGAG CTTGCTGGACCTGAAAGGGAGAGAGAACTATCAGATACAGATGTCCAATCAGCAGTATGGGAGGTCTGTGGTGATACTGGAGCTTTACAATTGCTTGTTGATCTTCTTCGTGTGAA GATGATGAATCTTGAAGAGAGTTCTGGAACAGATGAAAATGACCTTGATTTACTCAGGAAAGCCCTTATTATTGATGACCAGGAAGATAGCAAACAATGCACGAGCAATTTAAG CACAAAGACAAATGACTCTGAGGAGCCAAAGTTGATGACTAGAAACAAGTGGTCTGCTATAGTATATCGGCGTGGACAGAAACAACTAACAAGGTTATTCCTGCAAGAAGCAGAACATGCTTTGCAGTTATCACTGAATGAAGAAGAGGTGACTTCTTGCTAA